A genome region from Calditerricola satsumensis includes the following:
- a CDS encoding DNA/RNA-binding winged helix domain-containing protein has protein sequence MYQKKPIITRSDALLISAAWAQWTARAQDELARHHRERPLLAGMAKAALHSRVLPDVDAKAWDALCAA, from the coding sequence GTGTACCAGAAGAAACCGATCATAACGCGGAGCGATGCACTGCTCATCTCGGCGGCGTGGGCCCAGTGGACAGCGCGGGCGCAGGACGAGCTGGCGCGGCATCACCGCGAGCGACCCCTCCTTGCCGGCATGGCCAAGGCGGCCCTGCACTCGCGCGTGCTGCCGGATGTGGACGCGAAGGCGTGGGATGCGCTGTGCGCGGCATGA